A part of Fusarium oxysporum Fo47 chromosome III, complete sequence genomic DNA contains:
- a CDS encoding P-loop containing nucleoside triphosphate hydrolase protein → MADKGLEDVPEGQIESNYDETVDSFDDMNLKSELLRGVYAYGFERPSAIQQRAIMPVIKGHDVIAQAQSGTGKTATFSISVLQKIDTNVKQCQALILAPTRELAQQIQKVVVAIGDFMQIECHACIGGTSVREDMKALQDGPQVVVGTPGRVQDMIQRRFLKTDSMKMFVLDEADEMLSRGFTEQIYDIFQLLPQSTQVVLLSATMPQDVLEVTTKFMRDPVRILVKKDELTLEGIKQFYIAVEKEEWKLDTLSDLYETVTITQAVIFCNTRRKVDWLTDKLTARDFTVSAMHGDMDQAQRDLIMKEFRSGSSRVLIATDLLARGIDVQQVSLVINYDLPANRENYIHRIGRGGRFGRKGVAINFVTAEDVRMMREIEQFYSTQIEEMPMNVADLI, encoded by the exons ATGGCTGACAAGGGTCTTGAGGATGTCCCCGAGG GACAGATCGAGTCCAACTACGACGAGACCGTCGACTCCTTCGATGACATGAACCTCAAGTCTGAGCTCCTCCGAGGTG TCTATGCCTACGGTTTCGAGCGTCCCTCTGCTATCCAGCAGCGTGCTATCATGCCCGTTATCAAGGGTCACGATGTCATTGCTCAGGCCCAGTCCGGTACTGGAAAGACCGCCACCTTCTCCATCTCTGTTCTCCAGAAGATCGACACCAACGTCAAGCAGTGCCAAGCTCTGATCCTTGCCCCTACCCGTGAGCTTGCTCAGCAGATCCAGAAGGTCGTTGTTGCCATCGGAGATTTTATGCAAATCGAGTGCCACGCTTGTATCGGTGGTACCAGTGTCCGTGAGGATATGAAGGCCCTTCAGGACGGTCCTCAGGTTGTTGTCGGTACTCCCGGTCGTGTTCAGGACATGATCCAGCGCCGTTTCCTCAAGACCGACAGCATGAAGATGTTCGTTCTCGACGAGGCCGATGAGATGCTTTCT CGCGGTTTCACCGAGCAGATCTACGATatcttccagcttctccCCCAGTCCACTCAGGTCGTCCTTCTCTCTGCTACCATGCCCCAGGACGTTCTTGAGGTCACCACCAAGTTCATGCGTGACCCTGTCCGCATCTTGGTCAAGAAGGACGAGCTTACCCTGGAGGGTATCAAGCAGTTCTATATTGCcgtcgagaaggaggagtgGAAGTTGGACACCCTCTCCGATTTGTACGAGACCGTCACCATTACCCAGGCTGTTATCTTCTGCAACACCCGCAGAAAGGTTGACTGGCTCACCGACAAGCTCACTGCTCGTGATTTCACCGTCTCCGCCATGCACGGTGACATGGACCAGGCTCAGCGTGACCTGATCATGAAGGAGTTCCGATCCGGCTCTTCTCGTGTCCTGATCGCCACTGATCTCTTGGCCCGTGGTATCGATGTTCAACAGGTTTCCCTGGTCATCAACTATGATCTCCCTGCCAACCGTGAGAACTACATTCACCGAATTGGTCGTGGTGGTCGTTTCGGCCGAAAGGGTGTCGCCATCAACTTCGTCACCGCTGAGGACGTCCGCATGATGCGTGAGATTGAACAGTTCTACAGCACCCAGATTGAGGAGATGCCCATGAACGTTGCCGACCTCATCTAA
- a CDS encoding mitochondrial ATPase inhibitor, IATP-domain-containing protein has product MLRTTFRQTAAFRPVRCFSTTPRVMTEGATGSVRPTGGSGDAFQRREKANEDYAIRQREKEKLIELKKKLQEQQQHLDRLSKHM; this is encoded by the exons ATGCTTCGCACAACCTTCCGCCAGACAGCCGCCTTCCGGCCTGTTCGATGCTTCTCTACCACTCCTCGCGTCATGACTGAGGGAGCTACTGGTTCAGTCCGTCCCACTGGTGGTTCTGG TGATGCCTTCCAGCGACGGGAGAAGGCCAACGAGGATTACGCTATCCGCCAGcgcgagaaggagaagctcattgagctcaagaagaagctccaggagcagcagcagcacctTGACCGTCTCTCCAAGCACATGTAA
- a CDS encoding Nsp1-like C-terminal region-domain-containing protein, with amino-acid sequence MSFSFGNASSSSAPNNTTSTAPASGGLFGAATGTPSFSFGSIGGSASNTTTPTSSATNMFGQQSGASAQKPGGNLFGGGANTANTSTTPSSGGIFGGGGSTTPATGGLFGGASSTTPAATSAPASGGLFGGGASNSTAPASSGLFGNNGNNASKPATGLFGGGGSSTTASSGAGLFGQNNANQAATATPSSATTNLFGNAASGAATPAKPTFALPSTTPAGAPPADSSKPTGGLFGNTGAQASGGNSSLFGGAKPASTSAPSAQPSTTAAASSSGLFGGAQSGSSAPPGGLFGAKPAPASTPAAGGLFGTKTEGAPPAAASQAGSTAPANSTASLFGAKPAAPATTTPGSTPASGLFGGGATTSAASGASATTTAGGLFGAKPATSTTSTAAPATTSASAGSLFGGAPKPSTESSTSTPAGGLFGAPASSQPAGSAATTTATAGATTTTAPAVGSTPAAASSLFGTKPTTDASKDAAKSAASSATPGALGASTTGPTSQMARLKNKTMEDIVTRWASDLSKYQKEFKEQATTVSTWDRSLVDNGEKIQKLYLDTFEAERASHEIERQLAAVESQQDELEAWLDRYESEVQDMFAKQLGPGEQLAGPDQERERTYKLAEKLTQQLDEKSRDLSKMVKEINDISGTLNKGAKPEDPLSQIVRVLNGHLTQLQWIDANASSLQAKVAAAQKSSSNLGSHYAGSDNDAAESFYRSYMGRR; translated from the exons ATGTCGTTCAGCTTCGGAAACGCAAGCTCTTCCAGCGCGCCCAACAACACGACATCGACTGCGCCAGCTTCGGGGGGCCTTTTTGGAGCAGCTACAGGAACTCCTAGCTTCTCATTCGGCTCGATTGGTGGCTCTGCCAGTAACACCACAACACCGACCAGCAGCGCAACCAATATGTTTGGTCAGCAAAGCGGTGCCTCGGCGCAGAAGCCCGGCGGCAATCTCTTCGGCGGCGGCGCAAACACAGCCAACACTTCTACCACTCCCTCTTCTGGTGGTATCTTCGGCGGTGGTGGCTCTACAACTCCTGCGACGGGTGGTCTTTTTGGGGGTGCCTCGTCTACTACGCCAGCGGCTACTTCAGCACCTGCTAGCGGTGGATtgtttggtggtggtgccAGCAATTCAACGGCCCCTGCATCTTCAGGACTTTTTGGAAACAATGGGAACAATGCAAGCAAGCCAGCCACTGGCCTCTTCGGCGGTGGTGGCTCTTCTACTACTGCTAGTAGTGGCGCTGGTCTGTTCGGCCAGAATAATGCCAACCAGGCAGCGACAGCTACCCCTTCTTCTGCAACCACAAACCTTTTCGGAAACGCCGCCTCTGGGGCTGCAACTCCTGCTAAGCCAACTTTCGCTTTACCATCTACGACTCCAGCTGGGGCACCACCCGCTGACTCTTCGAAGCCTACTGGTGGATTATTCGGCAATACAGGCGCGCAAGCATCCGGTGGAAACTCTAGTTTATTCGGCGGAGCGAAACCTGCAAGCACGTCTGCTCCTTCTGCCCAACCCAGCACTACAGCAGCTGCATCATCCAGCGGCCTGTTCGGGGGTGCGCAGTCCGGAAGCAGCGCTCCTCCCGGGGGTCTTTTTGGAGCAAAGCCGGCTCCAGCCTCTACTCCCGCGGCCGGAGGCCTGTTCGGTACGAAGACTGAAGGGGCTCCGCCTGCTGCGGCTTCGCAAGCCGGAAGCACGGCCCCTGCCAACTCTACAGCCTCCTTATTCGGTGCCAAACCTGCAGCCCCAGCGACTACAACTCCAGGCTCGACACCGGCGAGTGGCCTTTTCGGCGGCGGCGCAACAACTTCTGCTGCCTCAGGAGCTTCTGCTACAACAACAGCTGGAGGTTTGTTCGGAGCCAAACCTGCAACAAGTACAACTTCTACAGCGGCTCCGGCCACAACTTCAGCAAGCGCTGGCAGTCTTTTTGGCGGCGCTCCCAAGCCATCTACCGAATCATCTACTTCAACGCCAGCCGGTGGTCTGTTCGGAGCACCTGCATCCAGCCAGCCGGCCGGTTCTGCAGCTACCACGACTGCAACAGCTGGTGCAACAACTACTACTGCCCCTGCGGTGGGCTCAACTCCTGCTGCTGCCAGCAGCCTGTTTGGTACGAAGCCTACCACAGACGCCAGCAAGGATGCAGCTAAGTCTGCGGCTTCCAGTGCCACCCCTGGAGCCCTAGGCGCTTCCACGACTGGCCCAACATCCCAGATGGCGCGACTCAAGAACAAAACCATGGAGGACATTGTCACACGTTGGGCATCCGATCTCTCCAAATACCAGAAGGAATTTAAGGAGCAAGCCACCACTGTGTCGACCTGGGACAGAAGCCTGGTGGATAACGGCGAGAAGATCCAGAAGTTGTACTTGGATACATTCGAGGCTGAACGAGCCAGCCATGAAATCGAGCGACAGCTTGCTGCTGTAGAAAGCCAGCAAGATGAGCTCGAGGCTTGGTTGGACCGATATGAGTCTGAGGTTCAGGATATGTTTGCGAAGCAGCTTGGTCCTGGTGAGCAGTTAGCTGGCCCTGACCAAGAACGAGAACGTACATACAAGCTTGCGGAGAAGCTGACGCAACAATTGGATGAAAAGTCGCGCGATCTCTCCAAGATGGTCAAGGAAATCAATGACATCTCAGGGACATTGAACAAGGGTGCTAAGCCTGAGGACCCT CTGAGCCAGATTGTTCGGGTCCTGAATGGCCACCTTACACAATTGCAGTGGATTGATGCTAATGCCTCGTCGCTGCAAGCCAAGGTCGCGGCTGCTCAGAAATCGAGCAGCAACCTAGGAAGTCATTATGCCGGTTCTGATAATGATGCGGCAGAGAGCTTCTATCGCTCTTACATGGgtcgacgatga
- a CDS encoding Alpha/Beta hydrolase protein produces MSTPDNLSIPQADLVSRKSHVLPGQLCVTELFFKVPLDYTDIQGPSITLFARAVKKHDVPIFPPDDEESENSPKDEFGEPPKPYMVYLEGGPGFGNREPQDHPLTRHALAKGYQLLLLDHRGVGLSTPVGADMLSLVSEDVEGRTRYLGLMRQDNTVRDCEAVRKYLTASWPATKQPWSIFGQSYGGFIALSYLSMHPEGLREVFLTGGLAPVGKKPDQVYEATFQRVIERNEQYYEKFPEDVENVRQVAKFIESKGGSIPLPSGGVLTVPRLLTIGISFGSHGGFDQVHSTILTLKTSLDQFGFFNRASLVPLEGWNPFDTNIIYAILHEAIYCDGPGLASAWSANRIGRELKPFSWLNDNYSTESTSGCLYFSGEMIFPFHFETYPELQILRQEAELLASRDNWPALYDQEKLRKNKVPVYAASFVEDMYVDYNFARDTAKLVKGTKTFETNVMYHSALRAKSDEVLQQLFSLRDDVID; encoded by the coding sequence ATGTCTACTCCCGATAACTTGTCCATCCCCCAAGCCGACCTGGTCAGCAGAAAATCTCACGTGCTGCCTGGACAATTATGTGTCACggagctcttcttcaaagtACCTCTGGACTACACGGACATCCAGGGCCCTTCCATCACACTATTTGCACGTGCTGTCAAGAAACACGATGTTCCCATATTCCCAcccgatgatgaagagtcgGAGAACAGTCCAAAAGACGAATTTGGCGAGCCCCCAAAACCATATATGGTCTATCTTGAGGGAGGACCGGGCTTTGGCAACCGTGAACCGCAGGATCATCCCCTCACCCGCCACGCTCTTGCAAAGGGATACCAGCTTCTCTTACTTGACCATCGCGGCGTTGGCCTAAGTACACCAGTTGGTGCTGATATGCTAAGCCTTGTATCTGAAGACGTTGAAGGGCGCACTCGGTACCTCGGCCTCATGCGCCAGGACAACACAGTCCGGGACTGCGAAGCTGTAAGGAAGTATCTTACCGCCTCGTGGCCCGCTACCAAACAACCATGGTCCATCTTTGGCCAGTCGTACGGAGGTTTCATCGCACTATCCTATTTATCCATGCATCCAGAAGGTCTTCGGGAAGTCTTTCTCACTGGCGGTCTAGCCCCTGTGGGTAAGAAGCCTGACCAAGTATATGAAGCAACATTCCAACGGGTCATAGAACGCAACGAGCAGTACTATGAAAAATTCCCAGAGGACGTCGAAAACGTCCGTCAAGTGGCTAAATTCATAGAGAGTAAAGGTGGCAGTATTCCGTTGCCATCTGGCGGTGTCCTCACCGTTCCTCGTCTCTTGACTATAGGCATTTCCTTTGGAAGCCATGGTGGCTTCGACCAGGTTCACTCTACGATCCTGACATTAAAAACATCCCTCGATCAGTTCGGATTTTTCAACAGAGCATCCCTAGTGCCGCTTGAAGGCTGGAACCCATTTGATACCAACATCATATACGCCATCCTTCACGAGGCCATATATTGTGACGGCCCTGGTTTAGCCTCCGCCTGGTCAGCGAATCGCATTGGCAGAGAACTCAAGCCATTCTCCTGGCTGAATGACAACTACTCAACGGAATCTACCAGCGGATGTCTCTACTTCTCTGGAGAAATGATATTCCCATTTCACTTCGAAACTTACCCAGAGCTCCAGATACTTCGCCAGGAGGCTGAGTTATTGGCCAGTCGTGATAACTGGCCTGCTCTTTACGATCAGGAGAAGCTTCGTAAGAATAAGGTTCCTGTATATGCTGCTTCGTTCGTTGAGGATATGTACGTCGACTATAACTTTGCCAGAGACACAGCCAAGCTTGTCAAGGGTACAAAGACTTTTGAGACGAATGTCATGTACCACTCGGCATTAAGAGCGAAATCGGACGAGGTTCTGCAGCAGCTGTTTAGCCTGAGAGACGATGTTATTGACTAG
- a CDS encoding P-loop containing nucleoside triphosphate hydrolase protein, with the protein MKSMRGLLHTTSVETTNEQKTTFATTSVAGHKRSISTAEEHHFRASTSRATVQFQRAVSLPSAPPRISASRIVRLDERVGPSEYSQRRAIAATPTSSCDPELELSHSTYSLPQQLVDNFASLGIKQIYPWQKSCLKGPGLLTGEKNLVYCAPTGGGKSLVADVLMLKRILEEKGTKALLVLPYVALVQEKVRWLRSVVQGLHFASETTIDDDKRIWRRRADENTVRVIGFFGGGKVRATWADFDIGVCTLEKANALVNTAIDDCSISRLRAVVLDELHMVDDDHRGYLLELVATKLLSLEQRVQIVGMSATLPNMDMMARWLEGHCYETRYRPVPIEEHLVYDGNIYPAGSTSSLIKTATQLNSRSTQTQAQMRPIRRIEPSTHKELRDPVLNAVVTLAHETAFAGFGALVFAGSRGMCESDARWISRAMPQPHELKADVVDRRMDLLGELRSLNTGVDPVLEETVLYGVAFHHAGLTTEERDLIAAAYDSGTLLVCVATCSLAAGINLPARRVILHNCRMGREFVGPSMLRQMRGRAGRQGKASIGETYLCSRENDLEQVVELMNAELPPVASCLNTENRRIQRALLEVISIRLATSRESIMDYFSKSLLSHTHSAKFVNDCITSSLEEIESMGFVTSDSLSMFTATQLGRAIVASAIDPDDGVFVHNELGRALQAFVMDGEMHVLYTFTPVQEFGVMVNWQVFRNEMEGLDESGLRVLRLLGIKPTTILKLAQGATLRETTPEERQVARVHRRFYLALQLRDLCNEIPIHIVARKYDVPRGMVQNLSQTCQGFAAGMIKFCEQMSWGVMAAALEHFSDRLVAGARADLLALAKIPFIKSRTARVFWENGFRTVATIANADPTELLPILMQAQPNKIRLKGKDNEKYEEKLLVKAKVISDAASKIWKLQMQAEMEEE; encoded by the exons ATGAAGAGCATGCGAGGGTTACTACACACAACCAGTGTCGAAACTACAAATGAACAAAAGACTACATTCGCTACCACTTCTGTTGCTGGACACAAAAGAAGTATATCAACCGCTGAAGAACACCACTTCAGGGCTTCTACCTCTCGGGCAACTGTTCAGTTTCAGCGAGCCGTCAGTCTCCCCTCTGCCCCTCCTAGAATTTCTGCGAGTCGCATTGTTCGTCTCGATGAGCGAGTCGGGCCCTCTGAGTATTCTCAGCGGAGGGCTATTGCTGCGACTCCTACATCGTCTTGTGATCCTGAACTCGAATTAAGCCATTCTACATATAGTCTTCCTCAACAGCTGGTTGATAATTTTGCTTCACTTGGCATAAAACAAATATACCCGTGGCAAAAATCTTGCCTCAAAGGCCCTGGGCTTCTGACAGGAGAAAAGAACCTTGTATATTGTGCACCAACTGGCGGTGGCAAATCTCTTGTGGCTGACG TGCTCATGCTGAAAAGAATTCTGGAAGAAAAGGGAACAAAAGCCCTCCTTGTGTTACCATATGTTGCTTTGGTTCAAGAGAAAGTTCGTTGGCTTCGTAGTGTGGTACAAGGCTTACACTTCGCCTCTGAAACAACAATCGATGACGACAAACGCATCTGGCGTAGACGAGCTGATGAAAACACAGTCCGTGTCATTGGTTTCTTTGGGGGTGGAAAAGTTCGAGCAACTTGGGCTGATTTTGATATTGGCGTGTGCACGTTGGAGAAG GCAAACGCACTCGTGAATACGGCTATTGACGACTGTTCGATCTCCAGGCTCCGCGCGGTCGTGCTTGATGAGTTACacatggttgatgatgatcatcGAGGCTATTTGTTAGAACTCGTGGCGACCAAACTGCTCAGCCTGGAGCAGCGTGTACAAATCGTGGGCATGAGTGCCACTCTCCCG AACATGGATATGATGGCTCGATGGCTCGAAGGGCATTGTTACGAAACTCGGTATCGACCGGTTCCTATCGAGGAACATCTCGTGTATGACGGCAATATTTATCCTGCAGGTTCTACAAGCAGTCTCATCAAAACAGCTACACAGCTGAACAGTCGGTCTACACAGACACAGGCACAGATGAGACCCATCCGGCGAATCGAACCATCCACCCACAAGGAGCTTCGCGACCCAGTATTAAATGCAGTGGTCACACTTGCTCACGAGACCGCTTTTGCTGGTTTCGGTGCCCTCGTCTTTGCCGGGAGTCGTGGCATGTGCGAGTCTGACGCACGATGGATTAGTCGGGCTATGCCCCAGCCACatgagctcaaggctgaCGTTGTTGACAGGAGGATGGACTTGCTGGGAGAGCTTCGCAGTCTTAACACTGGGGTTGATCCGGTATTGGAAGAGACGGTCCTTTATGGCGTTGCATTTCATC AT GCTGGCTTGACGACTGAAGAGAGAGATCTCATAGCGGCAGCTTACGATTCTGGAACACTATTAGTGTGCGTCGCGACCTGCAGTCTGGCTGCTGGTATCAACCT GCCAGCAAGACGGGTGATTTTACACAACTGTCGAATGGGGCGCGAATTTGTTGGACCATCGATGCTCAGGCAAATGCGAGGGCGAGCTGGAAGACAGGGGAAAGCATCTATCGGTGAAACATATCTCTGCAGCCGCGAAAATGACCTCGAGCAAGTTGTAGAGCTCATGAATGCGGAGCTGCCACCTGTCGCCAGCTGTCTTAACACTGAGAATCGACGTATCCAACG TGCACTGCTAGAAGTCATATCCATACGCTTAGCTACGAGTCGTGAGTCCATTATGGACTACTTCTCAAAGTCTCTGTTGAGCCATACTCATAGCGCCAAGTTTGTCAATGATTGTATCACCTCAAGCTTGGAAGAGATAGAATCAATGGGTTTTGTGACCTCCGATTCCTTGTCCATGTTCACGGCGACACAACTAGGTAGGGCAATTGTGGCATCAGCTATCGATCCCGACGATGGTGTATTTGTCCATAACGAACTCGGTCGGGCACTCCAAGCATTTGTCATGGATGGCGAGATGCACGTCTTATACACGTTCACACCAGTCCAAGAATTTGGGGTTATGGTGAACTGGCAGGTCTTTCGGAATGAAATGGAAGGTCTGGACGAGAGTGGTTTACGGGTGCTGAGGCTTCTGGGCATCAAACCTACCACAATACTCAAGCT TGCTCAAGGTGCCACACTCCGTGAGACTACGCCAGAGGAGAGGCAGGTGGCTCGAGTACATCGACGCTTTTATCTCGCTCTCCAACTGCGGGATCTGTGTAACGAGATTCCTATACACATAGTGGCACGCAAATACGACGTGCCTCGTGGAATGGTTCAGAATCTTTCGCAGACTTGTCAAGGCTTCGCTGCAGGAATGATCAAGTTCTGTGAACAGATGAGCTGGGG AGTAATGGCCGCAGCTCTTGAACACTTTTCAGACAGGCTCGTGGCTGGTGCAAGAGCTGACCTATTAGCCTTGGCAAAGATTCCCTTCATCAAGAGCCGAACAGC GCGAGTATTTTGGGAGAACGGTTTTCGTACCGTGGCAACGATCGCGAATGCAGATCCTACAGAGCTACTTCCTATATTGATGCAG GCTCAACCAAACAAGATCCGTCTAAAAGGTAAAGACAATGAGAAATACGAAGAGAAACTTCTTGTCAAGGCCAAAGTCATATCGGATGCTGCAAGCAAGATTTGGA AACTCCAAATGCAGGCagagatggaggaggagtag
- a CDS encoding P-loop containing nucleoside triphosphate hydrolase protein — translation MSANGDPKYDDIESESDSGESVGHNEAGDEKPLKSALKKSNPAIAEPAAQKPPLPPQTDPKDLDVASLTPLTPEIIARQATINIGTIGHVAHGKSTVVKAISGVQTVRFKNELIRNITIKLGYANAKIYKCDNQACPRPGCYRSYKSEKEVDPPCERDGCGGTYRLLRHVSFVDCPGHDILMSTMLSGAAVMDAALLLIAGNESCPQPQTSEHLAAIEIMKLDKIIILQNKVDLMREEAAQQHYQSILKFIRGTVAGKSPVIPISAQLKFNIDAVNEAIVNTIPVPPRDFSIDPHMIVIRSFDVNKPGSEIDDLKGGVAGGSILHGVVKLGDEIEIRPGIVSRDDSGALKCTPIFSRVVSLNSEANDLKYAVPGGLIGVGTRIDPTLCRADRLVGFVLGLKGRLPEIYSEIEVNFYLLRRLLGVRTADGKQAKVAKLAKNEVIMVNIGSTSTGAKVAAIKNDAAKLVLTSPACTNIGEKVALSRRIEKHWRLIGWATIAAGVTLEPSTA, via the exons atgtctgccAACGGCGACCCTAAATACGACGACATCGAGTCCGAGTCTGACTCCGGCGAGTCTGTCGGCCACAAcgaggctggtgatgagaagcCCCTCAAGTCGGCTCTGAAGAAGTCCAACCCAGCTATCGCAGAGCCCGCTGCTCAAAAACCTCCTCTGCCTCCGCAAACCGACCCCAAAGATCTCGATGTTGCCAGCCTGACCCCCTTGACGCCCGAGATTATTGCCCGTCAAGCTACTATCAACATTGGTACCATTGGCCATGTAGCTCACGGAAAGTCCACCGTCGTCAAGGCCATCTCTGGTGTCCAGACTGTCCGTTTCAAGAACGAGTTGATCAGAAACATTACCATCAAGTTGGGTTATGCCAACGCCAAGATCTACAAATGCGACAACCAAGCATGCCCTCGACCTGGATGCTACCGCAGTTACAAGAGTGAGAAGGAAGTTGACCCTCCTTGTGAGAGAGATGGCTGTGGCGGCACTTACAGGCTATTGCGACACGTCTC ATTCGTCGATTGCCCCGGTCACGATATTCTCATGAGCACCATGTTGTCAGGCGCCGCCGTCATGGACGCcgctctccttctcatcgccGGTAACGAATCTTGCCCCCAGCCCCAGACCTCTGAGCACTTGGCTGCTATTGAGATTATgaagctcgacaagatcatcattCTCCAGAACAAGGTTGATCTTATGCGAGAAGAGGCTGCGCAGCAGCACTACCAATCCATCCTCAAGTTCATCCGAGGAACTGTCGCCGGCAAGTCCCCAGTCATTCCCATCTCTGCCCAGCTCAAGTTCAACATCGATGCCGTCAACGAGGCCATTGTCAACACCATTCCCGTTCCTCCCAGAGACTTCAGCATAGACCCTCATATGATCGTCATTCGATCATTCGACGTCAACAAGCCTGGTTCCGAGATCGACGACCTCAAGGGTGGTGTTGCTGGTGGTTCTATTCTCCACGGTGttgtcaagcttggtgatgagatcGAGATCCGACCTGGTATTGTCTCCCGAGACGATAGCGGTGCCCTAAAGTGCACTCCCATTTTCAGCCGAGTCGTCTCGCTTAACTCCGAAGCCAACGACCTCAAGTACGCCGTTCCCGGTGGTCTCATCGGTGTCGGCACCCGAATTGATCCTACTCTGTGCCGAGCCGATCGTCTGGTCGGTTTCGTCTTGGGTCTCAAGGGCCGCCTTCCCGAGATCTACAGTGAGATCGAGGTCAACTTCTACCTTCTCCGCCGCCTGCTCGGTGTGAGGACCGCTGATGGTAAACAAGCCAAGGTTGCTAAGCTCGCTAAGAACGAGGTTATCATGGTCAACATTGGTTCTACCTCCACTGGCGCCAAGGTTGCTGCCATCAAGAACGACGCTGCTAAGCTTGTCCTGACCAGCCCCGCCTGTACCAACATCGGCGAAAAGGTTGCTCTGAGCAGACGTATTGAGAAGCATTGGCGTCTCATTGGTTGGGCTACCATTGCTGC TGGTGTGACCCTCGAGCCCAGCACTGCTTAG